GTGGGAGAAGTTGAGCCGGAATACATCCACACCGGCTTTTACCATTCCTTCCAATACTTCGCGACTGGAAGACGCTGGTCCAACAGTGGCAACGATTTTGGATTTACTTTGAATTTTTCTCATGATGTCAAATCAATAAATTTTGTGCAGATTTCAATTCATTCGGATCCAGTTGAAAAGCCATCTGCACGTTGGCGATCTGTTTCAGTTTACCGATGATCTCCCTGAATCTTTTTTCCGGCATGTGCCCTTTGACCATCAGGAAGTAATCTGCCTGTTTGGCTTCGGGCACAAGCATTCCCTTTGCATTTCGATTGCAAACGATGTGGTAGGTCACATGGTCTTCAGGATCATCAAATGTATAGAAAGAAAATGAATTCCCTTCCGATCTGGCACTGGGAAAGATTTCCAGGTCTTCCGTTCTTTCCAGTGTGAGGTTCAGTTCCCTGTTCACAGCCCAGCATAGACGGTAATCTTTAAGCGGGCTGCTGATACCGGCCAGAAGAAAATCAAAGTCATCATCCAGGGTCAGTATCTTTTTCTTGGCCATGTGGTTGTTGTTATTCCTTTGCCTCCAGTTTCTCGAGTGCCTGGTGGGCAGCGTCAAATTCGGCGGCTTTTTTGGATGTTGCGGTGGCGCTACCCATGACCTTTCCGGCCACGATGACCACCACATCAAACAGTTCCTTCCCGTCTTCAGTAACCTGTTTTTTGCTCCTGAATTGCACGGCACATTTTTCCCGTTGGCTCCATTCCAGTATGCGGCTTTTGGCATTTTTCTTCCAGTTGCCCATTTCTTCGGGGTGGATATATGTGGGTACCAATGCGTGAATAATTCCTTTGCAAGTTCGCTTATAACCCCTATCGATATAGAGCGCACCGATCAAGGCTTCAAATGCATTACCCGCCATGGAAGTGGATGGAAGATCGGAATCTGTTTCGTGGATTAACAATTCATGAATTCCCATTTCCAGTGCGATGCGGTTGAGGTTGTCTCGCTTCACCACCTGCGCCCGAATCTCGGTCAGTTCTCCTTCGGTCTTATCAGGAAAGATGGTGCACAGGTAGTCTGCAACCACCGCACCCAAGACCGCATCCCCTAAAAACTCAAGCCGTTCATTGCTTTGGGCACCGTTTCCCTGTTGCTGGCTGAACGATTTATGGGTCAGCGCCTGGTGATACAACGCCAGGTTACGGGGTTTTACGCGGAAAATAGATATAATGAATGTAGTGATAACTTTGGTCCTGGGGTCTCTATTGGAGAAAAGGACCAAGGTTCATTCGAATTTTTTAAAGATCACGGAGGCATTATGTCCTCCGAATCCGAATGTATTACTGAGCGCGGCATTGACCTCCCTTTCCTGGGGTTTGTGGAAAGTGAAATTCAGCCTGTTATCAAAGGCCGGGTCGTCGGTGAAGTGGTTGATGGTGGGAGGCACCATGTTGTTCTTGACCGCCAGGATGGATGCGATGGCTTCAATGGCACCGGCAGCGCCCAACAGGTGTCCGGTCATCGATTTGGTTGAACTGATGTTCAGCTTATACGCCTGGTCTCCGAAAACTTTTTCAATGGCGGCTACTTCCGCAATGTCTCCAAGAGGTGTGGATGTACCGTGTACGTTGATGTAATCAATCTGATCTGCTTGCATACCGGCATCTTCCAGGGCCTGCTTCATCACGTTGCTGGCACCCAAACCTTCGGGGTGCGGTGCAGTGATGTGATGCGCATCTGCCGTCATGCCGGCACCAACCAGTTCCGCGTAGATCTTCGCACCCCTTTTCAGGGCATGCTCCCTTTCTTCCAGGATTACACATCCGGCACCTTCACCGAGAACAAATCCGTCGCGGTCTAAATCAAAGGGGCGGGAAGCTGTTTGCGGACTGTCATTCCTTTCCGAAAGGGCATGCATCGCATTGAATCCGCCTACACCTGCCTCATTGATGGCCGCTTCGGAACCACCCGCTACAATGGCGATGGATCTGCCGGTACGGATGTATGTGAATGCATCGATCAACGCATTGGTTGAGGATGCACATGCAGACATGGTGGTGAAATTGGGACCACGGAATCCGTACCGCATGGAGATATGACCCGAAGCGATATCCGCAATCATTTTGGGGATGAAGAAGGGGTTGAACCGAGGTACACGGCCCCCTTCAACAAATCCGATACATTCATGAAGGAAGGTATCAATTCCGCCGATGCCGGATCCCCAGATCACGCCGATGCGGTCCTTGTCGAGACCGTCGGCGTTCAGACCGGCATCTTCCACTCCCTGTGCGGTGGCCGCCATGGCGTATTGCGAATAGGGGTCCAGGCGCTTCAGTTCCTTCCTGTCCACATAAGTGAGGGGATCAAATCCCTTCAATTCGCATGCGAACTGCGTACGGAACTTTGATGCGTCGAACCTGGAAATAGGCGCAGCTCCGCTCACCCCATTCAGTAAACCGTTCCAGTAATCCGAAACGGTGTTACCAAGAGGCGTGACGGCACCCAGGCCGGTTACCACTACCCGCTTTAACTCCATGAAAGGTCCTTTGGGAAAGGATTATTTTGCGTTCTGCTCGATATAGGAGATTGCCTCTCCAACGGTACCGATCTTCTCAGCCTGATCGTCGGGAATGGCAATGTTGAATTCCTTTTCGAATTCCATGATCAGTTCCACCGTATCCAAAGAATCTGCTCCCAGATCGTTGGTGAAGCTTGCTTCCGGTGTCACTTCGTTTTCGTCTACTCCCAGTTTGTCAACAATGATAGCTTTAACCCTAGATGCTACGTCAGACATAGCTACTCCTTTCTTTTTTGATTAGTGAAAAACAGGTGCAAATAAATGAATTTCTGGATTGATTATCAAAAATATTTTCTGACCCTGAAACCCCAATAAAAAAGGGCTTTCACAATATCTTCCTTATCTTTTGGCCATCTTTATCCGCCATATGGCAGAACCGTTTTAACAACCACATGCAAGAAAAAGCAAACCAATTGGAAGATCGCATCCTGGAGGTGTTTCGTTCCGCACCGCATCGCCATTTCAACTACAAGCAAATGGCCAAACAGTTGGGACTGATGAAAGCGCCCGATAGGAAAAGGCTGATGGGGTTGATGGAGAAGCTGACTGCAAAAGGTCTGTTGCAGGAAGAAAAGCGCGGTTCATTTTCACTCAAGCAAAAGCAGCAACGACTGGAAGGGGTGATTCAGATCATCACTTCGGGTGCCGCCTTTGTGATGATTTCAGATTCTTCCCAGGACATTTTCATCAAACAGCATCACATCGGGTCGGCGATGAACGGTGATACGGTGGAAGTGAAACTGCTGCCCAAAAAATCCGGTAAACGGCCCGAAGGCGAGGTGGTGAATGTGGTGAAAAGAGCGCGTGAAACGTTTGTGGGAACCATCACGGTCGAAAAAAAATCCGCCTTTCTCATACCGGATCAGGCACGGGGCATTCCTGATATCTTCATCCATCCGGACAAGTTGAACGGTGCAAAAGACGGCCAGAAAGCCCTGGTGAAGATCACCGAATGGCCCGACGCCATTCATGGTCCGGAAGGAGAAGTGACCGAAGTACTCGGCTACCCCGGTGACAAAACCGTTGAACAGCATTCGATCCTAGCAGAGTATGGTTTCCCGCTCGGCTTCGAACCGGAGGTGGAGAACGAAGCCAATGCCATACCAGATGTAATCACACCCGATGAGATTTCCAAGCGGAGGGATTTCCGCGGGGTCACCACGTTCACCATCGACCCCGTGGATGCAAAAGACTTCGACGATGCGCTTTCGATTCGACAGCTCGAGGATGGTAAATGGGAAGTGGGCATCCACATCGCCGACGTCTCTCATTATGTGCGCCCCGACAGCCATCTCGACCATGAAGCTTACCGCAGGGGTACCTCGGTGTACCTGGCCGATGCCGTGGTGCCAATGCTACCCGAACGCCTGTCGAACGGGATATGCTCGCTCAGACCCAACGAAGAAAAACTCTGTTTCTCTGCCGTATTCACGCTTGACGAAACCGCACGCATCCATGATGCGTGGGTGGGCAGAACCGTGATTTTGTCTGACCACCGTTTTACATACGAAGCGGCACAGGAGATCCTGGAAGGAGGGGAAGGCGCCTTTGCATCCGAACTGAAACAACTGGATACGCTGGCCAAAGTGCTACGCAAGATCCGGTTCTCAAATGGGGCCATCGCATTCCAAAGCATCGAAACACGGTTCCGGTTTGACGACCAGGGCAAGCCCGTGGAGGTTTACATCAAAGAATCCAAAGACAGCAACCAACTGATCGAAGAATTCATGCTGCTGGCCAACAAGCACGTGGCCGAACATGTAGGCAAAAAACTCCGGAAGCCCTTTGTGTATCGTACGCATGATTCACCGAAAGCCGAGAAACTGCAGATCTTTTCCAGTTTCATCTCCCGGTTCGGATATAAGATCGAAACCAACTCCAACCGCGCATTGTCCAATTCCCTCAACAAGCTGATGCAAGACATCAAGGGAAAAGGGGAGGAGAACATCATTGAACAACTCTCGATCCGGACCATGGAAAAGGCGATTTACACCACCGAGAACATTGGTCACTACGGACTGGCATTCGCATACTACTCCCATTTTACCAGCCCGATCCGGCGATACCCTGACATCATGGTGCACAGATTGCTGGCAGACTACGATGCCGGAAGAAAGTCTCCTGATGTGGAAGGTCTTGAAAGCAAGTGCAAACACGCATCGGAAATGGAGCGCAAGGCAACCAGCGCCGAAAGGGCTTCGATCAAATACATGCAGGTACACTTCCTGGCAGACAAAGTGGGGCAGTTCTACGAAGGAATCGTATCAGGCGTGACCGAATGGGGCCTGTTTGTGGAGATCATTGCCAACAAGTGCGAAGGACTGGTGCGCCTGCGTACGATGGATGATGACTACTACGTGTTCGACGAGGATAACTTTTGCGTGAAAGGCAGTCGCACCGGCAAACAGTACAGACTGGGTGATCGCGTAATGATTGTGGTGAAAAAAGCGGACCTGATCCGAAAACAACTCGATTTCGAACTGATCCCTTCCGAATATTAAATGAAACTCAGGCGGCTCATAAGGTCTTCCTTATAGGAACCACCGATGGGAATCACCTTCTTATCCTGACCGATGATCAGGTTGGAGTCTTCAATGACATCAATCTTGTCGATGTTCACGATAAAGGACCGATGCGCCCTGACAAAATTCTTGAGCGGCAACTTTTTCTGGATGTCCTTCATGGTAGAGTGAATGGTATATCGTTCCGTGACGGTGTTCACCACCACGTAATCCTTCAATGCTTCCACATACAGGATGTCTTCCACTTTCACTCGCTTCTGCCTGGAGTTGGATTTGATGAAAACGCTGTCGGAAGTAGCATTGCTGATGATAGCTGAATAGATATCACGTTCCTTGCGAACAGTAGAATCAAGCGAGTATTTGTGCAGCGCAATCTCCACCGTGGTTTTCAAGTCGATTTCTTTGAATGGCTTGATGATGTATCCGAAAGGTTCGGCATGCTTGGCCCTGTTGATGGTGCTTTCGTCAGCATAAGCGGTCAGAAAGATCACAGGAATATCCAGCTCCTTCCACATTTGTTTGGCGGCTTCGATGCCATCCATGTCTCCTTTCAACATGATGTCAACAAGCGCCAGATCCGGTTTTTTATCCCGTGCAGATTCCACCGCTTCTTCGCCGGAGGAAACCACGTCGGTTATTTTGTAACCGAGTTTGGACAGGCTGTTCTGAATGTCTTTTGCAACGATCTTTTCGTCTTCAACAATTAAAATGGAGGTATGTGCCATGGCCGGGTCTATACTAAAATCAACTTCCGCTTGGGAATCGTTAGGAATCGGTTTGTTTCATCTGATGCTGAAATACTATTTTGAATCGGCTGCCCTTTGGGGATGAACTCCAGGTAAGTTTGCCTCCCAACTGCTCTACGAGGGCAACGACCAATTGCAAACCAAGGCTTCTTGTCTTCTCTATCTCCAAACCTTTGGGGAGTCCCTTACCGTTGTCTTCTACGGTTAAGACTGCCTCATCACCCTGAATTTGCATTTTAATGTCAATCTTGCCACCAGCCTTGCCCTGGAAAGCGTACTTCAATGAATTTGAAAGCAACTCATGGACGATCAATCCACAGGGAATGGCGGTGTCCAAATTTAGAAACACATCACCTATCTGTTGGCCTATTTCGATGGAACTACCAACAACTCCATATGAACGAAACAAATTATCAGACAAACTTTGTATGTACTCGGCAAAGTTGATGTGCGACAAGTTCTTTGCCTGGTACAGACTTTCGTGGATATAAGCCATCGACTTGATCCTGTTCTGGCTTTCCCTGAGAATATTCAACGTTTTGGGGTCTTCCACATAGGACGACTGCAGGTTGAGTATGGATGAGATCACCTGCAGGTTGTTTTTCACCCTGTGGTGTACTTCTCTCAAAAGCACTTCTTTTTCCCTGAGCGATTCCTTGATCTGTTTTTCTGCATGCACCTGCTCAGTGATGTCTTCGAGATACACGGTAGCAAAATATCCCTTTTCATTTCTCCGAAGTGAACTTTTGTAAGACCAGAAAATCTCCTGGTTTTTTTGGTTCACCACCCGCACGACCCCCCTCGCAAACTTTTCCTTCCTCAGTATTTTCAGGTAATCATTGAATTCCTTTCGGTAAACAGAGGCAATAAAAGTTGCCGCTTTTTTTCCGATCAGTTCTTCCGATCCATATCCGATCCATGTTGCTGCCACAGCATTCACCGATCGGATCACGCCTTTCATGTCGTGAGTAAGAATGATAATCTGGCTGTTTTCTACCAGGTCCCTGTATTTTTTTTCGCTGGCCCTGAGTTCCTTTTCCTTCCGCTTCTCTTCGGTCACATCCCTGGCGACCGTTACCGAACCGAGTCTGTTTCCTTTGGCATCAAGCAACATCGACGTACTGATGAAAAGCGGAAATTCTTCTCCGTTTTTTCTTTTTCCCACGATCTCGAATTGTGCGAATTTATTTTTCCGCAGTTCGGTACCGACGTGGTTCACGGTGGGTTTCTTAGCCGACAGCAGACTGATATGTTTGCCAAGAATTTCCTTTTCAGAATAGCCGAAGACCTCTTCTGCACGCCTGTTGAATTTGGTGATATTGCGGTTTTCATCCAGCGCAACGATGGCATCTGCAGAACTGTTCACCATGTTTTCGATGTAGTTGCGGGAGTCGGCCAGTTCCTGTTCAACGCGGATTCTTTCTTCAATCTCACGTTGCAATTCCAGGTTGATCTCTTCCATTTTCTCGGCACGAATGCGTGCCTCTTCCGCCTCTTTCTGTTCAGTGATGTTCCTGGAAATACTGATTACATTCTTCATTTTCCCCTTGCTGATGAGATTGGGGATAAGGATGCTCTGGTACCAAAGCAACTTGCCACTGCCATCGGGCTTCTTGACCGCCGTTTCAAATGACACACTCTTTCCTGTTCTGAAGATTTCCGCCGTATGTTTTTTGGTGGGTTCAACATACGCGGGATCAGTAAAGCTGTAAGTCTTTTTCCCGATCACCTCTTCACGCCGGAAATGAGGAGAGGGGTTGTGGATGTCCTTGATCACACAATCCTTATCGATGATCAGAAACGTTTCATTCAGGTTTTTCAGAATGAGCGTCCAACGGTCTTCTTCCTTCTTCCTGGATTCCGCCTCATGGATGTGTTTGGTGATGTTGCTCATCCGGATCAACCACTGCCTGTTCTTGGGTTTACCGATGGCGTTCACCACCGTCATTATCCATGTTTTGCCTTTACCAGGCAACTTGAATCCATAGGTAGTTTTGAAAAATTTCTTTTTATTGACTTCCTGGGTAGCCGATTTAGCGAATTCTTCATTGGCCGATTTACCGATCCTTGGGATGCCTTTGCTGCGGGTTAATTTGGTGAGATCTTTATAACCGAACAACCGGATCGCTGCGCCATTGGCATGCCAGACCGCTAATGTTTTAGGGTCCATCAGCAAGAGTGCATCCTCGCAATCTTCAAATGCCAGGTTCAGCCACAGGTCTTTCTGCCCGGAAGGTGGTAACTTGGATTTCTTACTGGTCTTCATAGGCCGGCGTATCAGGTTTTACCTTTACCCCGTCAAACTTGACCTCCGCGCCATTGCGGTACTGTGTGAGCAGCAGTACGGATCCGTCTTCATTGTACTTGATCCATTTTCCTACTTTCTTGCCGTCGCGGTATTTGCCTTCTTCCTGCAAACGTTTGTTGGGGTAGTATGATTTATGCTTGCCCACGGGAATGCCCAACATGTAGGATCCTACAAACTTGAGTTCACCGTTCTTGTGAAAATGTTTCCACTCCCCGTCGCGTTGGCCATCTTTGTAGCTTCCTTCCTCCCGGTACTTTTCGAGTTCATAGAACCAGGGGCCTTCCTTGTAGCCGTCAATATAATCACCCTTTGTGATCACCGTACCGCTGTCGCTGTATTCCACGAAGGGGCCGTCTTCCTTGCCCCGCCGGAAGTTTTCCTCCCTCAGCAACTGGCCCGTTTTATAGTACCATTGCCATTTTTTGTTGGGCTGGCCATCCACATATTCGCCTTCCTGTTCAACTTGTCCGTTCTCATAATAATAGACCCATTTCCCAACTCTTTTCCCATCCTTGTAGGTGCCCTTGGCTTTCAGGGTTCCATCGGGATAGTTTTCCTCCCATGGTCCTTGTTTGATTCCACCCAGGTCCATGATGCCTTTTCCAAGCACCACTCCGTCGTTATACAGGGTGGAAGCCGTCACCACTCCGTTTTCATCGAATTCCTGAAAGACCCCGTCCGGCTGGCCTGATTCATTGTAAGTACCCCTCGCTTTAACGTGTGCGTTTTCATCGTATTCGAGGCGTACATCTTTTGTGGCCAGTTCTTCTGCATCCTTCACTTCCACACCCGCTTCATACTTTTTGATCTCAATCAGTTTTCCTTTGTTGGTAAAGGTCTTGTAATAACCATGAAGCAAGTCATCCTTGTAATCTGCTTCCCATTTCAGTTCACCGTTCTCATAAAAACCCTTCCACTTGCCCTGTTTCCTGCCCTGCTTGTCCTTTCGGTTGATTTTCTCCTGGCGCACCATGAATCCTTTCCGGTATGTCCAAAGGGTGATGATGGTGCTGTCTTTGTCAAACTCAAAGCCTGATCCATTTTCCTTGCCATTTTCAAAAGGGATGATTTTCTGGACTTCGCCGGTCTGAAAATAACTGATCGTTTCCCCTTCCTTGAGGTCATCCTTGTACATTTCCGACGTGGTTAACCGCCCTTTCGGATCATACATTTTCCGGATTCCACTTTTCTTTCCCAACTCATAGGTAACTTCCATCTGGATGCGGCCACTGTCGCTGTAAAACTTCCATACACCATCCAGTTGATGGTTTTTTCTGCTTCCTTCGGATACCAGTTGGCCATCCTCGTTGTAGTTTTTCCATACCCCTTCGGGCTGACCGTTCACCATCAAGCCTTCACTGGATACAATGCCATTGGGATGATAAAGCTTGGTATATCCGTTGGCGCCGCCCTGGGCCTGCACATATGCACAGCACCAAAGGACAAACAACAAGATGATATAAGCCTTCCGGATCATGGGGTTAAAGTCCTAATTTTTCTGAAATTTCCAACATCCTCAGGATGGAACCTTCCGCTTTTTTGCGAAGGTTCTCTTCGAGAACGATCTCAGGTTTTTCGTATTTCAAACATACATACACTTTCTCGAGTGTATTCAACTTCATGTGCGGACAATCATTACACGCACATGCATTGTCGGGTGGCGCAGGGATAAAGGTTTTACCCGGTGCCTCCTTGTGCATCTGGTGAAGGATCCCTGATTCGGTAGCTACGATGAATTCTTTTGCCTCATCCCGGATGGCATATTTCAGGAGACCTGTGGTGGAGCCTACGTAGTCGGCCAGTTCAAGAACAGCATCTTCACATTCGGGGTGGGCGATGAATTTGGCGTTGGGATGCTGGGCTTTCAATCCGATGATCTTTTCGAGGGAGAATATCTCGTGTACCATACAGCTTCCGTCCCATATCTTCATCTTGCGTCCCGACTTCTTTTGTAGCCATGCACCCAGGTTTTTATCAGGCGCAAAAATAATAGGCTGGTCTTCCGGGATGCTTTCGATGATCTGTAATGCGTTGGTGGATGTGCACACAATGTCCGTCAACGCCTTGATCTCGGCCGAACAATTCACATAAGACACCACCACGTGCCCAGGATGCTGGTCAACAAATTTCTTAAAAGCATCCGGCGGACACGAATCGGCAAGCGAACAACCTGCTTTCAAATCAGGGAGCAAAACTTTTTTACCCGGACTCAGGATCTTAGCGGTTTCAGCCATGAAATGAACACCGGCAAACAAAATGATATCCGCATCGGTTGCAGCAGCCTGCTGCGAAAGTCCGAGGCTGTCGCCCACATAATCGGCAATATCCTGGATGTCCGCATCCTGGTAATAGTGCGCCAGAATGATTGCATTCTTTTCTTTTTTCAGCCTGGCAATCTCTGCGAACAAATCCATTGTCGGATCCACTTCCACATCCAGGTACCCTTTTTCCTCAATCTGCGTATTCATAACTCGGCTTCGTTTCCAAACTTCCTTTTAACAGTATCAACAAACACTATTTAAATAATCTTTAATCTTTTGTAAATCTATGTTAATGTTATTAGCGTGTTGAAACCGTAAATAACTATTTACCTCGTGGTTTGCTTTTTGACTTTTTGAATATTACCTAACAAACCTTGGACTGATTGTTAAAATTAAAGAGCATGACAACAACTAATTAGCTCTTTATCCACAAGGTGTTCATAACAAAGTTATGGATAATTATCTGATCATTTTGGTACCTGCCCACACTTCGAAAATTGTTCATGTTTTACCTAAATGTTCCCTCTTTAAAATTTGTGAGGGAATGTGATTTTCATATTAGGTGCTCTTTACTGAACCACCAAATATTTTTTTTGTCAGAATTCAACAAGTTGTTGGCCATTGTTCAATAAGATGTGAACAACCCAAAACCACCCTGAATCTTGTTGTTGCATATTAAGGTCTGTCACCGGTCAGCCGTTGTCTTATCCCCCGGTTTCCATTATTTTTGCCTGAACCCTGTAAAGTCTTGCCTGTGAAAGTTGCGATAGGAAGTGATCATGCCGGCTTCAAACTGAAGCAGTATCTGGTGGATGTATTGAAAAGCAAAGGCATGGAGATCCTGGATGTGGGTCCCTTTTCAGAAGAACGTGTAGATTATCCTGATTTCGCTCACCCGGTGGCGGAAGCAGTGGAATCCGGAAAAGTAGACATGGGTCTGATCATGTGTGGCAGTGGGAATGGTATCAATATGGCAGCCAATAAGCATGCGGGGATCCGGTCGGCTTTGTGCTGGAATCCGGAAATAGCAAAACTGGCCCGTGAACACAATGATGCCAATGTGCTCGCCCTTCCGGCACGGTTCCTGACTGAAGAACAAGCCAGGGAAATACTCGAAGCATTTCTCGCTGCCAGATTTGAAGGTGGCCGACATGAAGAAAGAATACGTAAAATACCCCTTCATTCCTAAAAGAAAGTGTATGCGTAAACAACTTCTATTCTTGCCGGGAGTACTCCTGCTGGCATACGGATTACCTGCTCAAGCCGGACCCGGGCTGGATACCACGTCTGTGAAGTATGCCAATACCATTACGGTTGACGACATCAGTAAACACATGCATGTATTGGCATCAGATGAATTCGAAGGCCGTGAAACAGGAATGGAAGGGCAAAAGAAAGCAGCCAGGTATATTGCGCAGCAGTTCAACCGCATCGGTATTCCACCTTATAAAGATTCCACTTACTTTCAATCGTTTCCTTTGCTGCTACAGAAGCCTTCAGGAAGTACGGTAACCGTGGGAGGCAAAACCTTTGAGTTCCTGAAAGACTTTTACTACTTCCCGGGTGTGGAAGATCAGCAATGGACGGTACAGGATGTGCTTTTTTTGGGATATGGTATTGCAGAAGAAGATGGGTACAATGATTATAAAGGTCACGATGTAGCAGGTAAAGTACTCATGGTCATCAATGGTGAGCCGCTCGATAAGGATAGCAATTCGGTTGTAACCGGATCACCCAAGAAATCAATCTGGACTACCAACTATAGAACAAAAGGCAGAACCGCCTTGGAAAAAGAGGCAAAAGCCCAGTTTGTGGTGATGGAAGATGTGCAGAAGAACATCGCCCGCTTCCGCCACTATATTGAACAACCTTCCATGAAGCTGGATGTGGTATCCGAAGATGAAGATCCGAACCGGAAGCGTGTTCCTCAGATCTACATTTCTTGGGACCTGGCCAATGCCATTCTCAAACAGGGTGGAAGTAAGAAGGATATACAAGGTTATATTTCCGAGATCAGTAAAAAGAAAAAACCGGTTTCCTTTGATGCCCGGGTAGGTGTGGGATTGGATGTGAAAAAGGTGTCGGAAAAACTCATGTCCGAGAACGTGCTCGGCTATATAGAAGGAAGCGATAAGAAAGATGAACTGGTGATCGTGACCGCCCACTATGATCATATAGGAAAAGATGGAGATGAAATTTTCAACGGTGCCGATGATGATGCCTCCGGAACTACCGCCCTGTTGGAAATCGCCGAGGCATTTGAACGTGCGAAAAAGGAAGGGCACGGACCCAGAAGAAGTATATTGGTCATGACCGTTGCGGGCGAAGAAAAAGGCCTGCTGGGATCACAATGGTATTCTGAAAATCCCGTGTATCCGTTGAACCAGACTGTCGCAGACCTTAACATAGATATGATCGGAAGACAGGATGAAAAGTACAAGGACAATCCGGATTATATCTACCTCATCGGGTCCGACAAACTCAGCAGTGAGTTAAAAAAGATCAATGAGGAAAACAACCAGAAATACACCCAGCTCGAACTCGACTATACCTACGATGACCCCAATGATCCGAACCGGTACTACTACCGTTCAGATCATTATAACTTTGCCAAAAACAACATCCCCATCATCTTTTACTTCAACGGTACCCATGCGGATTATCACAAATCCACCGATACCGTAGAAAAAATCAATTTTAACAAGATGGAAAAGATCACGCGACTGGTGTTCCACACTTGCTGGGAGCTAGCCAACCGCAATGAACGCATCAAGCTGGATCCAAAGAAAGATTCCGAATAACCCCTACCTCCCCGACATGGACCAAAAGACCCTGGATAATTTTTTAAAGAAAAGCGAAAACAAAGCTTTTGACAAGGAACACCGACGCAAACTGGTGTTCAACATCACCCAGTACGACAATACGGTTGTCAAAGGAAAACAACAATTTTCCAACCTCGAGCTGGCCCGGCAACGCGCTGCATCCCGCAAGTTCAAGGCCATAGAAAACCTGGACAAGTACCTCATTGAGTTTGAAGCCAATTTCACCAGAAACGGCGGCAAGGTGATCTGGGCCCGCAATACGGAAGAAGCCCAACAGGAAATCCTGAAGATCCTGCAAAGCGTGAATGCCAAATCGTTGGTGAAATCCAAATCGATGATCACCGAAGAGATTCACCTGAACCATTTTCTGGAGCAACATGGCATCGAATCGGTGGAAACCGATCTGGGCGAATACATCGTTCAGATGGCAGGTGAAACGCCCTATCACATCGTTACGCCGGCCATGCACAAGTCGAAAGAAGATGTTGCCAAGTTGTTTCATGAGAAAGTAGGAACACCGCTCGACAGCACCCCGCAGGATATCACAGCGTATGTGAGAAAAGAACTGCGTGAAAAATACCAGCGTGCGGATGCCGGTATTTCGGGTGCCAACTTTCTGCTGGCAGACAGCGGCTCCATCGCCCTCACGGAAAATGAAGGCAATGCCTACCTGAGCGTGGGTTTCCCGAAAGTACACATCACTGTGGTGGGACTCGAAAAGATCCTGC
The DNA window shown above is from Flavobacteriales bacterium and carries:
- a CDS encoding toxin-antitoxin system YwqK family antitoxin, encoding MIRKAYIILLFVLWCCAYVQAQGGANGYTKLYHPNGIVSSEGLMVNGQPEGVWKNYNEDGQLVSEGSRKNHQLDGVWKFYSDSGRIQMEVTYELGKKSGIRKMYDPKGRLTTSEMYKDDLKEGETISYFQTGEVQKIIPFENGKENGSGFEFDKDSTIITLWTYRKGFMVRQEKINRKDKQGRKQGKWKGFYENGELKWEADYKDDLLHGYYKTFTNKGKLIEIKKYEAGVEVKDAEELATKDVRLEYDENAHVKARGTYNESGQPDGVFQEFDENGVVTASTLYNDGVVLGKGIMDLGGIKQGPWEENYPDGTLKAKGTYKDGKRVGKWVYYYENGQVEQEGEYVDGQPNKKWQWYYKTGQLLREENFRRGKEDGPFVEYSDSGTVITKGDYIDGYKEGPWFYELEKYREEGSYKDGQRDGEWKHFHKNGELKFVGSYMLGIPVGKHKSYYPNKRLQEEGKYRDGKKVGKWIKYNEDGSVLLLTQYRNGAEVKFDGVKVKPDTPAYEDQ
- the nadA gene encoding quinolinate synthase NadA; the encoded protein is MNTQIEEKGYLDVEVDPTMDLFAEIARLKKEKNAIILAHYYQDADIQDIADYVGDSLGLSQQAAATDADIILFAGVHFMAETAKILSPGKKVLLPDLKAGCSLADSCPPDAFKKFVDQHPGHVVVSYVNCSAEIKALTDIVCTSTNALQIIESIPEDQPIIFAPDKNLGAWLQKKSGRKMKIWDGSCMVHEIFSLEKIIGLKAQHPNAKFIAHPECEDAVLELADYVGSTTGLLKYAIRDEAKEFIVATESGILHQMHKEAPGKTFIPAPPDNACACNDCPHMKLNTLEKVYVCLKYEKPEIVLEENLRKKAEGSILRMLEISEKLGL
- a CDS encoding PAS domain S-box protein produces the protein MKTSKKSKLPPSGQKDLWLNLAFEDCEDALLLMDPKTLAVWHANGAAIRLFGYKDLTKLTRSKGIPRIGKSANEEFAKSATQEVNKKKFFKTTYGFKLPGKGKTWIMTVVNAIGKPKNRQWLIRMSNITKHIHEAESRKKEEDRWTLILKNLNETFLIIDKDCVIKDIHNPSPHFRREEVIGKKTYSFTDPAYVEPTKKHTAEIFRTGKSVSFETAVKKPDGSGKLLWYQSILIPNLISKGKMKNVISISRNITEQKEAEEARIRAEKMEEINLELQREIEERIRVEQELADSRNYIENMVNSSADAIVALDENRNITKFNRRAEEVFGYSEKEILGKHISLLSAKKPTVNHVGTELRKNKFAQFEIVGKRKNGEEFPLFISTSMLLDAKGNRLGSVTVARDVTEEKRKEKELRASEKKYRDLVENSQIIILTHDMKGVIRSVNAVAATWIGYGSEELIGKKAATFIASVYRKEFNDYLKILRKEKFARGVVRVVNQKNQEIFWSYKSSLRRNEKGYFATVYLEDITEQVHAEKQIKESLREKEVLLREVHHRVKNNLQVISSILNLQSSYVEDPKTLNILRESQNRIKSMAYIHESLYQAKNLSHINFAEYIQSLSDNLFRSYGVVGSSIEIGQQIGDVFLNLDTAIPCGLIVHELLSNSLKYAFQGKAGGKIDIKMQIQGDEAVLTVEDNGKGLPKGLEIEKTRSLGLQLVVALVEQLGGKLTWSSSPKGSRFKIVFQHQMKQTDS
- the rpiB gene encoding ribose 5-phosphate isomerase B, producing MKVAIGSDHAGFKLKQYLVDVLKSKGMEILDVGPFSEERVDYPDFAHPVAEAVESGKVDMGLIMCGSGNGINMAANKHAGIRSALCWNPEIAKLAREHNDANVLALPARFLTEEQAREILEAFLAARFEGGRHEERIRKIPLHS